One genomic segment of Erythrolamprus reginae isolate rEryReg1 chromosome 2, rEryReg1.hap1, whole genome shotgun sequence includes these proteins:
- the GPR173 gene encoding probable G-protein coupled receptor 173: protein MASANETEEGHGSAPSTASTYAKLLLLGFIICVSLAGNLSLSLLVLKERGLHKAPYYFLLDLCLADVIRSAVCFPFVLVSIRHGSAWTYSVLSCKIVAFMAVLFCFHAAFLLFCISVTRYMAVAHHRFYAKRMTFWTCIAVICMVWTLSVAMAFPPVFDVGTYKFIREEDQCIFEHRYFKANDTLGFMLMLAVLIFATHVVYIKLLLFEYRHRKMKPVQMVPAISQNWTFHGPGATGQAAANWIAGFGRGPMPPTLLGIRQNAHAANRRLLGMEEFKAEKKLGRMFYVITLLFLVLWSPYIVACYWRVFVKACSIPHRYLSTAVWMSFAQAAVNPIVCFLLNKDLKKGLVAHIPCWRTEPELPREPYCVM, encoded by the coding sequence ATGGCCAGTGCCAATGAGACTGAAGAGGGCCATGGCTCAGCACCCAGTACAGCGTCCACTTATGCCAAGCTGCTACTCCTGGGCTTCATCATCTGTGTGAGTCTAGCAGGGAACCTGTCTCTCTCGCTGCTGGTGTTGAAAGAACGTGGTCTCCACAAGGCCCCCTATTACTTCTTGCTGGATCTGTGCCTGGCTGATGTGATCCGCTCAGCTGTTTGCTTTCCTTTCGTTCTTGTTTCTATCCGCCATGGCTCTGCTTGGACCTACAGTGTACTGAGCTGCAAGATTGTGGCCTTCATGGCTGTTCTCTTCTGTTTCCatgctgcctttctcctcttCTGCATCAGCGTCACTCGCTACATGGCTGTGGCTCACCACCGCTTCTATGCCAAACGCATGACTTTCTGGACGTGCATTGCTGTCATCTGCATGGTGTGGACTTTGTCAGTGGCTATGGCCTTCCCACCTGTCTTTGATGTGGGGACCTACAAGTTCATCCGGGAGGAAGACCAGTGCATCTTTGAGCACCGCTACTTCAAAGCCAATGACACCCTGGGCTTCATGCTGATGCTAGCCGTACTGATTTTTGCCACCCACGTGGTTTATATAAAGCTACTGCTCTTTGAGTACCGCCATCGCAAGATGAAGCCTGTCCAAATGGTTCCAGCTATCAGCCAGAACTGGACGTTCCATGGACCTGGAGCCACTGGGCAAGCTGCAGCCAACTGGATTGCTGGCTTTGGCCGTGGTCCCATGCCTCCTACATTGCTGGGCATACGGCAGAACGCCCATGCTGCCAACCGGCGATTGCTGGGCATGGAAGAATTCAAGGCTGAGAAGAAGCTAGGCAGGATGTTCTACGTCATCACTTTGCTCTTCTTGGTGCTGTGGTCACCCTACATTGTGGCCTGCTATTGGAGGGTATTTGTCAAGGCCTGTAGCATCCCCCATCGCTACCTCTCCACAGCCGTTTGGATGAGCTTTGCCCAAGCTGCTGTCAATCCCATAGTTTGCTTTCTACTCAACAAAGACCTCAAGAAAGGCTTGGTTGCCCACATTCCCTGCTGGAGGACAGAGCCTGAATTGCCCAGAGAGCCTTACTGTGTGATGTGA